The Octadecabacter arcticus 238 genome contains a region encoding:
- the ilvC gene encoding ketol-acid reductoisomerase, producing the protein MRVYYDRDCDVNLIKDMKVAILGYGSQGHAHALNLRDSGAKNIVVALRDGSATTKKCEAEGLKVMGIAEAAAWADLIMFTMPDELQAETYKKYVHDNIKPGAAIAFAHGLNVHFGLIEPKEGIDVIMMAPKGPGHTVRGEYTKGGGVPCLIAVDKDASGKAHEIGLSYCSAIGGGRSGIIETNFRQECETDLFGEQAVLCGGVVELIRMGFETLVEAGYEPEMAYFECLHEVKLIVDLIYEGGIANMDYSISNTAEYGQYVSGPRILPYVETKARMKAVLDDIQSGKFVRDFMLENAVGQPTIKAARRANDEHQIEQVGGKLRDMMPWISAGKMVDKAKN; encoded by the coding sequence ATGCGCGTTTATTATGACCGTGACTGCGATGTGAACCTCATCAAAGACATGAAAGTCGCCATTCTCGGCTATGGCTCACAGGGCCACGCCCACGCTTTGAACCTGCGCGACTCTGGTGCGAAGAACATTGTCGTCGCCCTGCGCGACGGTTCTGCCACCACGAAAAAGTGCGAAGCCGAGGGCCTGAAGGTTATGGGCATCGCAGAAGCTGCGGCCTGGGCTGACCTGATCATGTTCACCATGCCCGATGAACTTCAGGCAGAGACATATAAAAAATACGTCCACGACAACATCAAACCCGGTGCAGCAATTGCGTTTGCCCACGGTCTGAATGTCCACTTCGGTCTGATCGAGCCTAAAGAAGGCATCGACGTCATCATGATGGCGCCAAAGGGCCCAGGCCACACGGTTCGCGGAGAATACACCAAAGGTGGCGGAGTGCCCTGCCTGATCGCGGTCGACAAAGACGCATCCGGCAAAGCACATGAGATTGGCCTGTCCTATTGCTCCGCCATCGGCGGCGGTCGGTCCGGCATTATCGAAACCAACTTCCGTCAGGAATGTGAAACCGACCTGTTTGGCGAACAAGCGGTTCTGTGTGGTGGTGTTGTTGAGCTGATCCGAATGGGCTTTGAGACATTGGTCGAAGCAGGCTACGAGCCAGAAATGGCCTATTTCGAATGTTTGCACGAAGTGAAACTGATCGTGGACCTGATCTATGAAGGCGGCATCGCCAATATGGATTATTCAATTTCCAACACTGCGGAATACGGCCAATACGTCTCCGGTCCGCGTATCCTGCCCTACGTCGAAACCAAGGCCCGCATGAAGGCGGTTCTGGACGACATTCAGTCCGGCAAATTCGTGCGGGATTTCATGCTGGAAAACGCGGTTGGCCAGCCAACGATCAAAGCAGCGCGCCGCGCCAACGACGAACACCAGATCGAACAGGTCGGCGGCAAGCTGCGCGACATGATGCCGTGGATTTCCGCCGGTAAAATGGTCGATAAAGCTAAAAACTAA
- a CDS encoding DUF6444 domain-containing protein, which yields MDQVTALEQLLATALRRIAELEAALASMAQENADLRRQLAKNSSNSSKPPSSDGLKKPVPRSLRGKSGKKSGG from the coding sequence ATGGACCAAGTTACTGCTCTTGAACAACTCCTCGCCACGGCTCTGCGCAGGATCGCCGAGTTGGAAGCCGCGTTGGCGAGCATGGCGCAAGAGAATGCGGATCTGCGGCGTCAGTTGGCCAAGAACAGCAGTAATAGCAGCAAGCCGCCTTCGAGTGATGGGTTGAAGAAGCCGGTACCGCGTAGCCTGCGTGGTAAGTCCGGTAAGAAAAGTGGTGGTTAA
- a CDS encoding aminotransferase class V-fold PLP-dependent enzyme, producing MSTAANPSSVDPDGLMEFSVVFTDRSLNHMSKLFQGVMRDLNTMLCDVYNADAVAIVPGGGTYAMEAVARQFGGGAHAMIVRNGWFSYRWSQIFDAGDFAAQTTVHKARQTGNDSRAPFAPAPIADVVAAIRDAKPDVVFAPHVETSAGIILPDDYVTALAAAAHEVGALMVLDCIASGCAWVDMKATGVDVLISAPQKGWSSSPSAGLVMMSARALERLEATTSNSFAIDLKKWHQIMQAYLNGGHAYHATMPTDALRDFRDTMQETAEMGFITLRAAQWKLGDGVRAYLIGKGMKPVAADGFGAPGVIVSYTDDPDIQNGSKFVGAGMQIAAGVPLAVDEPADFRTFRIGLFGIDKLRDVDATLKQFTDVADQVL from the coding sequence ATGTCAACGGCCGCCAATCCCTCCAGTGTCGACCCTGATGGGCTGATGGAATTTTCCGTCGTGTTCACGGATCGATCTCTCAACCATATGTCGAAGTTATTTCAGGGCGTTATGCGCGATCTCAACACGATGTTGTGCGACGTTTATAACGCTGACGCCGTGGCAATTGTACCGGGTGGCGGAACCTATGCGATGGAGGCCGTCGCGCGCCAGTTTGGCGGCGGTGCCCATGCGATGATCGTGCGCAATGGCTGGTTTTCCTATCGGTGGAGCCAGATTTTCGACGCTGGCGATTTTGCGGCGCAGACCACAGTCCACAAAGCGCGCCAGACCGGAAATGACAGTCGCGCACCGTTTGCCCCAGCCCCGATTGCCGACGTCGTTGCCGCAATCCGTGACGCCAAGCCCGACGTCGTGTTCGCGCCCCACGTTGAAACCAGCGCAGGGATTATTCTGCCGGATGACTACGTGACAGCGCTGGCCGCCGCCGCCCATGAGGTCGGCGCGCTTATGGTGCTGGATTGTATCGCGTCTGGCTGCGCTTGGGTTGATATGAAAGCGACGGGCGTGGATGTGCTGATCTCAGCGCCGCAAAAGGGCTGGTCGTCGAGCCCGTCTGCGGGCCTTGTGATGATGTCGGCGCGCGCGTTGGAGCGGTTGGAGGCGACGACGTCCAACAGTTTCGCTATCGACCTCAAGAAATGGCACCAGATCATGCAGGCCTATTTGAATGGCGGTCATGCCTATCACGCGACGATGCCCACTGACGCGCTGCGCGATTTCCGCGATACAATGCAGGAAACTGCGGAAATGGGGTTCATCACTTTGCGCGCGGCGCAGTGGAAACTGGGCGACGGCGTGCGGGCCTATTTGATTGGCAAGGGTATGAAACCGGTTGCCGCTGACGGCTTTGGCGCACCGGGTGTCATTGTGAGCTATACCGATGATCCCGACATCCAGAACGGGTCCAAGTTTGTGGGCGCAGGCATGCAGATTGCGGCGGGCGTGCCGTTGGCTGTGGATGAACCTGCTGATTTTCGCACGTTCCGCATTGGACTGTTCGGAATTGATAAACTGCGCGACGTGGATGCAACGCTAAAGCAGTTCACGGATGTGGCGGATCAGGTTCTGTAA
- a CDS encoding Lrp/AsnC family transcriptional regulator has product MLDDLDRRLLRQLQAEPTLTAAELGQQAGVSALKATRRLGRLIERGILKGQHAVIDWRALGYVVAVSLRITLDKTHARALDEFLDAARGIAEVTEIQTFLGRVDVRLCVIARDMAHYQQIYRNQILALPHMADIEALMTVATLRDDESLPL; this is encoded by the coding sequence ATGCTTGATGATCTGGATCGCCGTTTGCTGCGCCAATTGCAGGCCGAACCAACCTTGACCGCCGCCGAGTTGGGCCAACAGGCGGGTGTGTCCGCGCTCAAGGCGACGCGACGGTTGGGGAGATTGATTGAGCGTGGCATTCTAAAAGGACAGCATGCGGTGATCGATTGGCGCGCGTTGGGCTATGTGGTCGCGGTTTCATTGCGCATCACGCTGGACAAGACCCACGCCCGCGCGCTCGACGAATTTCTGGATGCGGCGCGCGGCATTGCGGAAGTCACGGAAATTCAGACATTTTTGGGCCGTGTCGATGTGCGCCTTTGCGTGATTGCGCGTGATATGGCGCATTACCAACAGATTTACCGTAATCAAATCCTCGCCTTGCCGCACATGGCCGATATCGAAGCATTGATGACGGTGGCGACGTTGCGCGATGATGAAAGCCTGCCGCTATGA
- a CDS encoding biotin-dependent carboxyltransferase family protein gives MKTNALDKGAIMGEAAFSVSFAGPLVTFQDAGRAGNMRYGVAASGPMDRLAFEAAHAALGNAQVLTAIEISVGGLILNCTQGSVTIAITGGDFVVEHAGQKTRSWTVLTIRKGDRLSISAGKAGSWAYLAFAAKIETPNWLGSQATHSTSGFGGGALQTGQTITLSDTAIRDDRLGEIAQPISPSKGPVRVVTGPQDQHFTKGSVERFVTSTFKVTDAYDRMGMRLSGPLLDLDGALSIPSEPIVRGSVQVSGDGIATVLLADHQTTGGYPKIATVISCDTDRLAQFRAGEAVRFTPINSAQAIGDVRKFFAQKATYLEDIAVARGSLATRLMRENLIHGCVYD, from the coding sequence ATGAAAACTAACGCCTTGGACAAGGGGGCGATCATGGGTGAAGCTGCCTTTTCAGTGTCTTTTGCGGGTCCATTGGTCACGTTTCAGGACGCAGGCCGCGCCGGCAATATGCGCTATGGTGTCGCGGCCTCTGGTCCGATGGACCGATTGGCATTTGAGGCGGCCCACGCCGCTCTTGGCAACGCGCAGGTGTTGACGGCAATCGAGATTTCCGTCGGTGGCCTGATCCTCAACTGCACACAGGGCTCTGTGACCATCGCCATTACTGGCGGGGATTTCGTCGTCGAACACGCCGGACAAAAGACAAGATCGTGGACAGTCCTTACTATCCGCAAGGGCGATAGACTGTCGATCAGCGCGGGCAAGGCGGGCAGTTGGGCCTATCTCGCATTTGCCGCAAAGATCGAGACGCCCAATTGGCTTGGCAGTCAGGCAACACATTCAACCTCTGGTTTCGGGGGTGGGGCTCTGCAAACGGGGCAAACAATCACCCTGTCGGATACGGCGATCCGTGATGATCGATTGGGCGAGATAGCACAGCCAATTTCCCCTTCTAAAGGACCCGTCCGCGTCGTCACCGGACCCCAAGACCAGCATTTCACAAAAGGATCAGTCGAGCGGTTTGTCACCAGCACATTCAAGGTTACCGATGCCTATGACAGGATGGGGATGCGATTGAGCGGTCCACTCTTGGACCTTGACGGGGCTTTGTCCATCCCGTCGGAACCAATCGTGCGCGGGTCGGTTCAAGTGTCAGGGGATGGCATTGCAACTGTGTTGTTGGCGGATCATCAAACCACAGGGGGGTACCCCAAAATCGCCACCGTAATCTCTTGTGATACCGACAGATTGGCACAGTTTCGCGCGGGCGAGGCAGTGCGGTTTACACCGATAAACAGTGCGCAAGCCATCGGCGATGTGCGTAAATTTTTTGCGCAAAAGGCCACATACCTTGAAGACATCGCCGTGGCGCGCGGATCATTGGCGACGCGCTTGATGCGTGAAAACCTGATCCATGGGTGCGTCTACGACTAG
- a CDS encoding DUF2461 domain-containing protein: MFSTLISDAETFLRDLALNNTRDWFHAHKTDYDTKLRDPAKALLEEMSPRLSTLTGCPISTKLFRPHRDVRFSKDKTPYTTHLHMMWSVQSGTRQDPVLFFGINPSEVTVGTGMMEFSKDVLTDWRKMADLDGDYLASQIKSVTDKGYSLWDPKLKRVPPPFDNDHMHGDLLRHKGLVATGHPILSGDLVSDLDTAFADL; the protein is encoded by the coding sequence ATGTTCAGCACACTCATCTCTGACGCCGAAACGTTTCTGCGCGACCTTGCCCTGAACAACACGCGCGATTGGTTTCACGCCCATAAAACCGACTACGACACCAAATTGCGCGACCCCGCCAAAGCGTTGCTTGAAGAAATGTCGCCGCGACTTAGCACGCTCACAGGTTGCCCGATTTCGACAAAACTGTTTCGCCCGCACCGTGACGTGCGGTTTTCTAAGGATAAAACGCCCTACACCACGCATCTGCACATGATGTGGTCGGTGCAATCGGGCACCCGCCAGGACCCCGTGCTATTCTTTGGTATCAACCCGAGCGAAGTCACGGTCGGCACAGGCATGATGGAATTCAGCAAAGACGTGCTCACCGATTGGCGCAAAATGGCGGATTTGGACGGGGATTATCTGGCCAGTCAGATCAAGTCCGTCACCGACAAGGGCTACTCTTTGTGGGATCCGAAACTCAAACGTGTGCCGCCTCCCTTTGACAATGACCATATGCACGGTGATTTGTTGCGCCACAAAGGGCTGGTTGCAACAGGCCACCCAATCCTATCGGGTGACCTTGTATCTGACCTCGACACGGCGTTTGCGGACCTGTGA
- a CDS encoding Lrp/AsnC family transcriptional regulator → MIDLDDIDRAILRALVRDATQTAVAISGRIGLSQPATWRRIKRLRDAGILVGQRVSLDAAKLGFGVTVFLGIKLATKGRVSLDDFERAVTAIPEVQLVEHVLGLYDYRLRVVARDLADFERVLRRRVMTLPGVGDVEANVLLSEERRPGPL, encoded by the coding sequence ATGATTGATCTGGACGACATAGATCGCGCGATTTTGCGCGCGTTGGTGCGCGATGCGACCCAAACAGCAGTCGCCATTAGTGGGCGCATCGGCCTGAGCCAGCCCGCAACGTGGCGCCGTATCAAACGGTTGCGCGACGCGGGAATATTGGTGGGACAGCGGGTGTCTTTGGACGCGGCCAAACTGGGCTTTGGTGTGACGGTCTTTTTGGGCATCAAACTGGCCACCAAGGGGCGCGTTTCATTGGATGACTTTGAACGCGCGGTGACGGCGATCCCCGAGGTGCAGTTGGTGGAGCATGTGCTGGGACTTTACGACTATCGCCTGCGGGTCGTTGCACGGGATTTGGCAGATTTCGAACGGGTTCTGCGCCGCCGTGTGATGACATTGCCCGGTGTCGGCGATGTTGAAGCGAATGTATTGCTGAGCGAGGAACGCAGGCCGGGGCCATTGTGA